One genomic region from Clostridium saccharobutylicum DSM 13864 encodes:
- a CDS encoding EscU/YscU/HrcU family type III secretion system export apparatus switch protein, whose amino-acid sequence MNQRKKAAALKYEYNSDAPIVTAAGMGHIADNIIAKATQNDVPIVYNKELTNLLCNVDVGNEIPTELYEAVAHVIAFLTDLDKKR is encoded by the coding sequence ATGAATCAAAGGAAAAAGGCAGCGGCATTAAAATATGAATATAATAGTGATGCCCCAATTGTTACAGCAGCTGGGATGGGGCATATTGCTGATAATATAATAGCGAAAGCAACGCAGAATGATGTGCCTATAGTTTACAATAAAGAATTAACTAATTTGCTTTGTAATGTAGATGTTGGAAACGAAATTCCTACAGAATTATATGAAGCAGTGGCACATGTAATAGCGTTTCTGACAGATTTAGATAAAAAAAGATAA